The window ACATACCATTGCATATACAGTAGTACAAGCTAGAGCATATACAAGCGCAAAAACAAGATAATAAGATGAAATGTGCATAAGCAGACATTGCAATTTGCACGCCATGAGAAAGAGAGTTTACAATGATACAACTCATGCGAGACAACATACAAATATcagaattaataataaataacttaTGCTTACCACAGATAATGGATATGCCACCAGCAATGAGCGGGGAAGAGCTGATGTGAAGTACCAGTGGAAGGCATGAGTCTAAAGAAAGttatggaaaaaataagagGTTAAACAGACATTAAGGGTGTTTGTCTAAAGGAAGATATGGAAAACTAAGTAAAAAAACAGTAAGGTTGACTGTCTTTAATTAAAGGATACACCCCATTCAGAACTTCGATTCAACACTGAATTAAACCAAAACACTTCCAGTTCAGGCCATAACATCCTCCTCCACATGACTGAGTCAACCATCACTGTCAAACCTGCAACCCAATATTATAAAAGCAGATATAATAGATCAGATATGTAAGGACATGAAATATTTAGAGATAATTCGGGTTCAGCAAACAAACCTATAAAAGAGCTAGCAGCTATCACGCACGATATTACAGCTTTCTGCAACGCAATAGATCTAGTCtgtattttatcaattcaagCAACAGTTAGAGGgtggaaagaagaaaataacatCCAACTAGCATGGCATCAAATGCAAATAGGCAAAGGCACTAAGGAATTACACTCTTCTCATGattaaaaatcatcaatttttaTGTGTACACGCACACACTATGCTCTCTAATTAAACTCCTAATAAAGCCTGAAACCTTAAGCTTATACTAGTACAACCCCAAGATAAAATCTCGGAATCAGTGAAGTATAAAGCATTTTAGTATTTCCTATGAAAACAAATacttcaaataatataagtggTAACTTAATTAGGCAAAAGGTACACTTGATCAAATATGGAGATCTTTCATATTGATGGCTAAATATGAATcgaattgttaaaaaaaattctagaGCCTGCCTCTATATACCATATGTATCAGCTAAGAGGCCAGAGGGGACACAGAGAGAGATAGGGAACAAGAAACGGAAGAAAcgaaatagagaaaaagaacAGGAAatcttcatttaatttaacagGCTATACCACATACCAGCAAAAGCTCAAGTCCCAGAGGTGAAACAAGCAACAAGATGTCACATCTGAAGACGATGGTAGCAAAAACCTGACTTTGGAAAACAGGCCTTCATAAATAAGAATATCACAAAACAAGGATAGTTGTGACTCATGAATTAAATGATTGTAGGTTTCAGAGAAGGTTGCctaaagattgaaaaaaatcaGTTAACCACTTAATATATTTGGAATTGAGGCAACTTCCTGTATTAATGAAAgacaaatataaatgaaaatatgaaatccATCAAAGGAATGCAATACAAAGTTTGTGATTGCTTAACCAGAAACAAGAATTGATAGGCAAAGAAATCACAGATCAATGAAAATTGGAAACTAAACCCATGGTCAATAAAAATCTATAGAGCATGACAATCCttccaaaaaatttcattaacaGTTGGGAAAACGTACCAAAGAATTTAATGCTGCATAAAACCTTCTCTGAAACCAATACCCATATGCCAAGTtaactacaaaaaaaacatattggGGCTAAATTAGCACAGAGTGAAAATTTTACAACCACCACTATGCTAATTCACAAAACAATGTTGAAGCCCTATTTGAAAGAACACAGTATAAAGGGAATACCTACAGGCTGCTATGGCCAGAACATAAAACATGGAGAAagaatgaaattcaaaatattttgtgttaatAGCTGATGTCCCAATTtggatataaaaatacatttcaTTAACTCGTCATTGCACCGAGCATATTTTGTTGACTAAAATGACAGTGTATATGTATTTCTAAGACAAATGCATTTTGCATTTTATGATAAACCTGTAGAGTTTGTTTGTCCGTGAGGTCTCGAAAACAGAACTTACAGGTCGGAACAAGATCTTCCAAAACTTTTGCGGATAATGTCAAAAACTTATGACAAAAATgtcttaaaagaaattaatatcaCATAGATAGCGAACTCAAATGAAGATATCACAGTCTTCGCATCCTTCAAGTCTTCAACCATTTTCagctatttttgaaaatatctcAGTATGAACGACTCCGCTGCTATGAACAGAGATCATACAGTAAAGTGTGATCCTCTCCAAcaacataaaatttcaattttggtaAGTTTAGACATAGCAATTGGATAGGACACTAGCAACAGTAAGAAATATGATTACAATGATTTATCagaaaatagattaaatgcAGATGAAATACCTAAGCCAAATGCCAAGATGTTAGGAAGGGGGCGTGTGCAGTAGAACAGCATATGAAACTGAATTGCGGTCAATAGTACAAAAAATGCTTCAACTTGAGATCCAAAGTTCTTCCTGATCTGCACAAGTATATAATGGTTTTGCATAACTGATTATATAGACACCAAAAGATTCCAGCCCAAACTTGATTTCAAAGATTCGGAGGCTCCAGAGGAAGGGATAACAAGTTAAAGAATAACAGATGCAGCTCTATCAAAGAAAATGAGCACAGAGCTTTTCATGCATTTATTTCTAGTGTAACCAATTTTGATGTTAAAGACCTTGTTTTGGTAATCAGTTAACGAGGGAAGGACTTCATAGTTGTATTAGGATATTAGCAAGCATGTCCTGTCCTAACTCCTAGATGCAAGGTTTACTTAGGTCTCTACAGAAGAATAAGCAAGCAAGTAAAAGAGTGATGGAAAGTACATTTAAAGTATCTAAGCAAGCATGTCATGTCCTAAAAGCATTATTTCTATACATGAGAATAAGCATAATCACAAAAGAGTGAATGTAAGGTACTTTTTAACTACCTGGATACGGAAAAACCGCAATGAAGACAATATGATGAAGCCTAATGCCAAACGAACTGGACAAAACAAGGCAAGGGGAATTAAAATGGATAAACGACGTATAATAGTGTATAAACAAAGTATCTTGGAAGAGGAACTGAAAACATATagaacaaaacatataaatatagaagtTCCACAGGGAAAATTCTTACCTGCATAGAGACTGTATAGCTTTGGAAACTGCAATAAACTAGCAGCTAGTGCAACTGGAGAAGCTAGAGCTGATACGAGAATGGAGCCTGTAAGAAAGAAATAATGTTGGAAAAATCTGACCTATTTGCTTCACACATATCCAGGGATGTGATCCATTATAAATTAGCAACAAGCTGTAATTAACTGAAGGCAATGGAGAAAATAGCATAAGAATACTTACCAATAAATGTACGAGGGACTACTCCAGGAAATTCCAAATGATCATACTGTTATATAAcacaatatattgaaaaagCAGCACAACTGTATGTTAAAATTCTTAACCGATAAAAAAATCTACTAAATTTTACCTGCTCTATATGATGACGGTGGTACAAAATGTCGTGCATTGCCTAGCATCAGAGCTCAAGTCAATTCATCGGTTTCCTCATTGTTTCcgcataattttttattttttattttactttttttaacaaagaAGCAAATCTAGGAAAACAGTATTTAATCCCCCTCCTTCCCATACGATTCTTCCCAATAGAAAgaccaaaatttcaaaaaaacgaaaattaagCAATGATTGGAGAATAACTCAGACCTGAACATTGAAGCTCTCTTCAACCTTAGTGTAAGGCGCCATGAACACGTAAAATGCAGCAATCAACCCCAGCAACAGATCGTAACCTTATTGCAAACAGTTTGGATAAGCTGATCggttaaaatgaaatgtagaGCTGAAAAGTAATCGAATTTTACCATAAACTTGCATTGAATTGGAACTTAGCGCCATTGTTGTCTTCTGTAGAGTGCAAAAACCcagaaatgaagaagaaatagAGCCGCGATTTTCAAACTTTGCCCCAAAGTTTCAGAATTCCCAATTCATACCCTAATAAGTAATATCCCATGACTAGTGTAATTTAAGTCCCCAAATAGTGTATAAAAAGAAT is drawn from Salvia hispanica cultivar TCC Black 2014 chromosome 6, UniMelb_Shisp_WGS_1.0, whole genome shotgun sequence and contains these coding sequences:
- the LOC125197469 gene encoding dol-P-Man:Man(7)GlcNAc(2)-PP-Dol alpha-1,6-mannosyltransferase-like isoform X2 yields the protein MALSSNSMQVYGYDLLLGLIAAFYVFMAPYTKVEESFNVQAMHDILYHRHHIEQYDHLEFPGVVPRTFIGSILVSALASPVALAASLLQFPKLYSLYAVRLALGFIILSSLRFFRIQIRKNFGSQVEAFFVLLTAIQFHMLFYCTRPLPNILAFGLVNLAYGYWFQRRFYAALNSLVFATIVFRCDILLLVSPLGLELLLTRSIALQKAVISCVIAASSFIGLTVMVDSVMWRRMLWPELEVFWFNSVLNRSSEWGTHAFHWYFTSALPRSLLVAYPLSVLGLFLDRRIRIYVIPVLSFVTLYSKLPHKELRFIISALPIFNLSAAIAASRIYNNRKKSLWKYLNIAMLGLFLISLGCTILTFMASYENYPSGHALKALHKMGHLKHNPNDSWVHIDTFSAMNGISRFCENHKPWRYSKEEGIPIQEFQQRNFTYLLRAWWL
- the LOC125197469 gene encoding dol-P-Man:Man(7)GlcNAc(2)-PP-Dol alpha-1,6-mannosyltransferase-like isoform X1, with protein sequence MALSSNSMQVYGYDLLLGLIAAFYVFMAPYTKVEESFNVQAMHDILYHRHHIEQYDHLEFPGVVPRTFIGSILVSALASPVALAASLLQFPKLYSLYAVRLALGFIILSSLRFFRIQIRKNFGSQVEAFFVLLTAIQFHMLFYCTRPLPNILAFGLVNLAYGYWFQRRFYAALNSLVFATIVFRCDILLLVSPLGLELLLTRSIALQKAVISCVIAASSFIGLTVMVDSVMWRRMLWPELEVFWFNSVLNRSSEWGTHAFHWYFTSALPRSLLVAYPLSVLGLFLDRRIRIYVIPVLSFVTLYSKLPHKELRFIISALPIFNLSAAIAASRIYNNRKKSLWKYLNIAMLGLFLISLGCTILTFMASYENYPSGHALKALHKMGHLKHNPNDSWVHIDTFSAMNGISRFCENHKPWRYSKEEGIPIQEFQQRNFTYLLSEHAQINGYKCLLSTTGFSGTRLHAGFPPISLVKKPKVYVHGNTHNDEIIHRSWPGC
- the LOC125197469 gene encoding dol-P-Man:Man(7)GlcNAc(2)-PP-Dol alpha-1,6-mannosyltransferase-like isoform X3, with the translated sequence MALSSNSMQVYGYDLLLGLIAAFYVFMAPYTKVEESFNVQAMHDILYHRHHIEQYDHLEFPGVVPRTFIGSILVSALASPVALAASLLQFPKLYSLYAVRLALGFIILSSLRFFRIQIRKNFGSQVEAFFVLLTAIQFHMLFYCTRPLPNILAFGLVNLAYGYWFQRRFYAALNSLVFATIVFRCDILLLVSPLGLELLLTRSIALQKAVISCVIAASSFIGLTVMVDSVMWRRMLWPELEVFWFNSVLNRSSEWGTHAFHWYFTSALPRSLLVAYPLSVLGLFLDRRIRIYVIPVLSFVTLYSKLPHKELRFIISALPIFNLSAAIAASRIYNNRKKSLWKYLNIAMLGLFLISLGCTILTFMASYENYPSGHALKALHKMGTLKKKGFLFKNFSKEILLTF